A region of Ferruginibacter albus DNA encodes the following proteins:
- a CDS encoding dihydroneopterin aldolase, which translates to MFTIHLDNLKFYSYHGLHDEESILGNEYIVNIDIEFKEDKKITSIHETINYVSIYSLIKEQMQKPTALLETLAQNIVDEIKKVDPRITSIVFNIRKMNSPIEAFRGNVGVTLAVKI; encoded by the coding sequence TTGTTTACTATTCATCTTGATAATTTAAAATTCTATTCTTATCATGGTTTGCATGATGAAGAAAGTATTTTGGGGAATGAATATATAGTGAATATAGATATCGAATTTAAAGAAGATAAAAAGATCACTTCTATACACGAAACCATTAACTACGTTTCGATCTATTCTTTAATTAAAGAACAGATGCAAAAGCCTACTGCTTTGCTCGAAACCTTAGCACAAAATATTGTGGACGAAATAAAAAAAGTAGATCCAAGGATTACTTCTATCGTCTTCAATATAAGAAAAATGAATTCTCCCATTGAAGCTTTCAGAGGCAATGTAGGCGTAACGCTTGCTGTAAAAATTTGA
- a CDS encoding M1 family metallopeptidase: MFRKLIVLSFIVISAAYTNAQVNIDTIKSKYDPHILFSPEFYPTGSTETRAATGEPGTAYWQNKADYQINVSLNDDTHEISGSVTITYKNNSPYKLPFLWLMLDQNLFKKDSRGQARMPLDNRSRYGDAKSNFDGGYKIASVKYADGTDANYLINDTRMQIKLPKPMEAKGDVVKIKIDYSFVLPQYGSDRCGIQSTKNGDIFAVAQWYPRMCVFDDVDGWNTLPYLGPSEFYLEYGDFDYSITAPSSHIVVGSGALQNPSEVLTAKQLQRWEDAKKSDAIIMIREKEEVTDPASRPDKKTLTWHFKLSNARDVSWASSKSFVWDAAKINLPSGKTAMAMSVYPVESVGQARWSRATEYTKGSIENYSKRWFEFPYPCAVNVATNIHGMEYPGIVFCPYEATSSTLWGVTDHEFGHTWFPMIVGSNERKYGWMDEGFNTFINTLSDQDFNKGEFYEKPRSMGVMAPWYFSDKRESIMTTPDAMKESNIGVMLYSKPGAGLELLRNEILGPERFDYAFKTYIERWAYKHPTPWDFFRTMDNVAGENLGWFWKEWFIESYKLDQAIVDVQEGNETVVTIANLDQMAMPVILYYESQNGDKGTIKLPVEVWNNTKAWRVNIPTKDKLKTVVIDPDKIFPDINPSNNIWNAQ, from the coding sequence ATGTTCAGAAAACTTATTGTGCTTTCCTTTATTGTTATATCGGCTGCCTATACGAATGCACAGGTAAATATTGATACTATTAAATCAAAGTACGATCCGCATATTTTGTTTTCTCCGGAATTTTATCCAACAGGCAGCACTGAAACACGGGCAGCTACCGGCGAGCCCGGAACAGCTTACTGGCAAAACAAAGCAGACTACCAGATCAATGTTTCGTTAAACGATGACACACATGAGATAAGCGGAAGTGTTACTATTACTTATAAAAATAACAGTCCTTATAAACTACCTTTTCTGTGGTTAATGTTAGATCAAAATCTATTTAAAAAAGACAGCAGGGGACAGGCTCGTATGCCTTTGGATAACCGTAGCCGTTATGGTGATGCAAAAAGTAATTTTGACGGAGGCTATAAAATAGCTTCTGTAAAATACGCAGATGGTACAGATGCTAATTATTTAATTAATGACACACGCATGCAAATAAAACTTCCTAAGCCTATGGAAGCTAAAGGAGATGTGGTGAAAATTAAAATCGATTATTCATTTGTATTGCCACAATATGGTTCAGACAGATGCGGTATCCAGTCAACAAAAAACGGAGATATTTTTGCAGTAGCGCAATGGTACCCACGCATGTGTGTATTTGATGATGTAGATGGATGGAATACATTGCCGTATTTAGGTCCAAGTGAGTTTTATTTAGAGTATGGCGATTTTGATTATTCGATTACAGCCCCTTCATCACACATTGTAGTTGGGAGCGGCGCTTTGCAAAACCCATCAGAAGTGCTTACCGCAAAACAATTACAACGTTGGGAAGATGCTAAAAAAAGTGATGCCATTATAATGATAAGGGAGAAAGAAGAAGTAACAGATCCAGCATCTCGTCCTGATAAAAAAACACTTACCTGGCATTTTAAATTATCCAATGCAAGAGATGTTTCGTGGGCTTCTTCCAAATCATTTGTTTGGGATGCGGCTAAAATAAATTTACCAAGCGGTAAAACAGCTATGGCAATGAGTGTTTACCCGGTAGAGTCTGTTGGTCAAGCAAGGTGGAGCAGGGCTACTGAATATACCAAAGGCAGTATAGAAAATTACAGCAAACGTTGGTTTGAATTTCCTTATCCATGCGCTGTTAACGTAGCAACTAATATTCATGGCATGGAATATCCGGGCATCGTTTTTTGTCCATATGAAGCAACTTCAAGTACCTTATGGGGAGTAACGGATCATGAGTTTGGACATACATGGTTCCCTATGATTGTTGGAAGTAATGAACGCAAATATGGTTGGATGGATGAAGGTTTTAATACTTTCATCAATACCTTATCTGACCAGGATTTTAATAAAGGAGAATTTTATGAAAAGCCTCGCAGCATGGGTGTAATGGCTCCCTGGTATTTCAGTGATAAGAGAGAATCTATAATGACTACTCCCGATGCTATGAAAGAGTCCAATATTGGTGTTATGTTATATTCTAAACCCGGCGCAGGTTTGGAATTATTGCGAAATGAAATATTGGGACCCGAACGTTTTGACTATGCTTTTAAGACCTACATTGAAAGATGGGCATATAAACATCCAACTCCATGGGATTTCTTCAGAACAATGGATAACGTCGCCGGCGAAAATTTAGGCTGGTTCTGGAAAGAATGGTTTATAGAAAGTTATAAATTAGATCAGGCTATTGTGGATGTCCAAGAAGGCAATGAAACAGTAGTAACTATTGCTAATTTAGATCAGATGGCAATGCCTGTTATCTTATACTACGAATCTCAAAATGGAGATAAAGGAACCATTAAACTTCCCGTAGAAGTTTGGAACAATACAAAAGCATGGAGAGTGAATATACCAACAAAGGATAAATTGAAAACTGTAGTAATAGATCCCGATAAGATATTCCCGGATATCAATCCATCCAATAATATTTGGAATGCACAATGA
- a CDS encoding T9SS type A sorting domain-containing protein has translation MKMQHFNPISLCLLLLLTTTTYAGKSKATTNSPLAVEQFLTSLYAYNPDGSVSLNDGTLSLYASNYSNAVNPMEDAMKMKNFTENLAILRNGKSMAIEKRQPIGSTDTTFYTFNQMRKIPYRLDFTTINFNHPGLLAYLQDSYTGTSTLIDLTGGTTSYMFSITDDPASNNATRFMVIFSSVPQLLGGVVPVTFSSVMASQVNNTVSVEWKAENEINVAGYEVERSTNGIDFVKVADVSYNNSGKSSNAYNWSDVNIVDGNSYYRIKEIGKDGKTQYSKILKISNNKSNSSINVYPNPVVGKTIGLQLNNQISGTYKVRLVNNFGQVITTQTINHKGGSSTQTVSIDKNIGKGIYRLEVMDPAYKITSINIAF, from the coding sequence ATGAAAATGCAACATTTCAACCCAATCAGCTTATGCCTGTTGTTATTGTTAACAACAACTACGTATGCCGGCAAGTCCAAAGCAACAACTAATTCACCTTTGGCTGTAGAACAATTCCTCACAAGTTTATATGCTTATAATCCTGATGGTTCCGTTTCGTTAAACGATGGAACATTGAGCTTATATGCCAGCAATTATTCTAATGCTGTTAATCCTATGGAGGATGCCATGAAGATGAAAAATTTCACTGAAAATCTGGCAATACTACGAAACGGCAAATCTATGGCCATTGAAAAAAGACAACCGATCGGTTCAACAGATACAACATTTTATACGTTTAACCAGATGAGGAAGATCCCTTATCGTTTAGATTTTACTACTATTAATTTTAATCATCCGGGTTTATTGGCATATTTGCAAGATAGCTATACTGGTACATCTACACTAATAGATCTGACCGGAGGAACTACCTCTTATATGTTTTCTATTACAGATGACCCTGCTTCTAATAACGCTACACGTTTCATGGTGATCTTTTCTTCCGTTCCTCAATTATTAGGTGGAGTAGTTCCTGTAACATTTAGCAGTGTTATGGCTTCGCAGGTAAATAACACGGTATCGGTTGAATGGAAAGCGGAAAATGAAATCAATGTTGCAGGTTATGAAGTAGAAAGGTCAACAAATGGTATCGATTTTGTAAAAGTTGCAGATGTAAGCTATAATAATTCCGGTAAATCTTCCAATGCTTACAATTGGAGTGATGTAAATATAGTAGATGGTAATAGTTACTATCGTATTAAAGAAATTGGTAAAGATGGTAAAACGCAGTACAGTAAAATTTTAAAGATCAGCAATAATAAATCGAACAGCAGCATTAATGTATATCCTAATCCTGTTGTAGGAAAAACAATAGGGTTACAATTAAATAATCAAATAAGCGGAACATATAAAGTTCGCCTGGTTAATAACTTTGGGCAGGTAATTACAACACAGACTATTAATCATAAGGGGGGTAGTTCAACTCAAACTGTAAGTATCGATAAAAACATTGGAAAAGGTATTTATCGTTTGGAAGTTATGGACCCTGCATATAAAATAACAAGTATAAATATTGCGTTTTAA
- a CDS encoding Crp/Fnr family transcriptional regulator, with protein sequence MNQSSPTLHIAQRWQSINGHSPMTLFLQQFHPLSKELKKYLDANTFTRKIKKGKHLVRSGETCEHAYLLLHGIMRGYVKDSSKEVTNWIAYENCLVGSMQGFINSATAIKNIQATEDCELVGLHFDCIHYTYKHFDEMNSVVRKILEQYYASAEERALLGRLPSASLRYERFLTMYGHISDRVQLKYVASFLSLAMETLSRIKNGRLKQAV encoded by the coding sequence ATGAATCAATCAAGCCCAACGCTTCATATCGCCCAAAGATGGCAGAGTATAAATGGTCATTCACCAATGACTTTATTTTTGCAACAATTTCATCCACTTAGTAAAGAGCTAAAGAAATATTTAGATGCAAATACATTTACCCGTAAAATAAAAAAAGGCAAACATCTTGTGAGGTCAGGCGAAACCTGCGAACATGCCTATCTGCTTTTGCATGGAATTATGCGCGGGTATGTAAAAGACAGCTCTAAAGAAGTTACCAATTGGATCGCTTATGAAAATTGTTTGGTTGGCTCTATGCAAGGATTTATAAATAGCGCTACAGCAATAAAGAATATACAAGCAACTGAAGATTGTGAATTAGTAGGATTACATTTTGATTGTATACACTATACATATAAGCACTTTGATGAAATGAATAGTGTAGTTCGCAAAATATTGGAACAATATTATGCATCTGCAGAAGAAAGAGCATTGTTAGGACGGTTGCCATCCGCGTCTTTACGATATGAAAGATTTTTAACTATGTATGGTCATATTTCAGATCGTGTACAATTAAAATATGTAGCATCTTTTCTTAGCCTTGCCATGGAAACATTAAGCAGGATTAAAAATGGCAGGTTGAAGCAGGCAGTTTAA